Proteins from a genomic interval of Sulfurimonas sp. HSL3-2:
- a CDS encoding TonB family protein gives MIRHSSSFSISLVVHIIILVLALFIYNYALSDKHEKRIAVDVSKCIMNCDCGCLPKVEKEAEKEAPKLQKPVEKKALKKVEKKPVKKEPKKVLEPEETMSVTSEKAVVEEKPEPEEISDPVDTKVLNAESPLADKKLELTNAQDEVTSEEAQKAIQRRYINENESKIAQMIKDNLYYPQRAQKRRIQGMIVVKFTLLKNREIKDVIITKHSHDILDKSALRTIQNLQGKLPAPMEDIVLVVPINYRLN, from the coding sequence ATGATACGACACAGCAGCTCTTTTTCTATCTCTCTTGTTGTTCACATAATTATTCTTGTATTGGCTTTGTTTATATACAATTACGCGTTATCTGACAAGCATGAAAAACGTATTGCCGTTGATGTCTCTAAGTGTATCATGAACTGTGATTGCGGCTGTTTGCCGAAAGTGGAGAAGGAAGCAGAAAAAGAAGCTCCCAAACTCCAAAAGCCGGTCGAAAAAAAAGCTTTGAAAAAAGTCGAAAAAAAGCCTGTGAAAAAAGAGCCGAAAAAAGTGCTTGAACCTGAAGAGACGATGTCTGTTACTTCAGAAAAAGCGGTAGTAGAAGAGAAGCCTGAACCTGAAGAGATAAGCGATCCTGTCGATACGAAAGTCTTAAATGCAGAATCTCCTTTAGCAGATAAGAAGCTAGAGCTCACAAACGCTCAGGATGAGGTAACATCAGAGGAAGCACAGAAAGCTATCCAGAGAAGATACATAAATGAAAATGAATCGAAGATAGCCCAGATGATAAAAGATAACCTGTACTATCCCCAAAGGGCTCAAAAACGAAGGATCCAGGGTATGATCGTAGTTAAATTTACGCTTTTAAAAAACAGAGAGATAAAAGACGTAATTATTACCAAGCATTCCCATGATATACTTGACAAATCAGCCCTCAGGACTATCCAAAACCTGCAAGGAAAGCTTCCTGCACCGATGGAAGATATCGTCTTGGTAGTGCCCATAAATTATAGATTAAACTAG
- a CDS encoding thioredoxin family protein: MKKVLVFMLLALSLYANEASIAAKKLGYINSFDEGIAKAKKEHKIMMLVLVRDGCPWCKRFEHDTLSDSFITDETKNFVNVLIDRNAKMPDYYRTPIVPVVYFVDPNTKESMFETAGYRDVGEFLDDIEAAKHEHNLKK; the protein is encoded by the coding sequence ATGAAAAAAGTGTTAGTATTTATGTTGTTGGCGTTGTCGCTATATGCAAATGAAGCATCTATCGCGGCTAAAAAACTGGGTTATATAAACTCATTTGATGAAGGGATAGCAAAAGCTAAAAAAGAGCATAAGATCATGATGCTTGTCCTTGTAAGAGACGGCTGTCCTTGGTGTAAAAGATTTGAGCACGACACTTTGTCGGACAGTTTCATAACAGATGAGACGAAAAACTTTGTCAATGTGCTTATAGACAGAAATGCTAAGATGCCTGATTATTACAGAACGCCTATCGTTCCTGTTGTCTACTTTGTCGATCCGAATACGAAAGAGAGCATGTTCGAGACAGCCGGTTATAGAGACGTCGGAGAGTTTTTAGACGATATCGAAGCTGCAAAGCATGAACATAACCTGAAAAAATAG
- a CDS encoding HAMP domain-containing sensor histidine kinase, with the protein MALNNFLTSGLFFDEHERKIQNYYSLVNISFILSSLALLYAAIHNYFVGEFALSYAELGLIAFNVVLFLLLRVKREYFDYITTILCTEYLLFFNLLILFNPPSELRHIWIFSYPVVLLYFKDKNGVYWLAAFIATMFLFQLQPFVQTYYSLYQISYLALALIVMSVILQLYRKKIDEDEATIQKQKQELESFSQKLQEEVKQKTKELLEINQNLEKQVEQKVNELLNKDRILVSQSRQAAMGEMISMIAHQWRQPLSNITLQISSLQISSMLNEVSTKEVLDKLGSISNTIIYLSETIDDFQTFFQPNKEKETIDICKIVKRAVTFTLPRALAKDIFINFHCKNSITINTRTNELVQVLINILNNAIDATILKHPTEPVITIKIDQNEGNDSLCIYIKDNAGGIDEEIKDKIFEPYFSTKGKNGTGIGLYMSKMIIQNHLEGTIDASNVDGGALFRLKIPIS; encoded by the coding sequence ATGGCTTTAAATAACTTTTTGACCAGCGGTCTGTTTTTTGACGAACACGAACGAAAAATACAGAACTATTACAGTCTGGTAAACATATCATTTATCTTATCTTCGCTTGCACTTCTTTATGCAGCTATACATAACTACTTTGTAGGAGAGTTCGCCCTCTCTTATGCAGAACTTGGGCTCATCGCGTTCAATGTCGTCCTCTTTTTGCTTCTTAGAGTCAAGCGAGAGTATTTTGACTATATAACCACTATCCTTTGTACAGAGTATCTTCTTTTTTTCAACCTCCTTATCCTTTTTAACCCGCCTTCAGAACTGAGACATATCTGGATATTTTCTTATCCCGTAGTCCTTCTCTATTTTAAAGACAAAAACGGAGTGTACTGGCTAGCCGCATTTATAGCTACTATGTTCTTATTCCAACTGCAGCCGTTTGTTCAGACATACTACTCTTTATATCAGATCTCATATCTGGCACTTGCGCTCATCGTCATGTCCGTCATCCTTCAGCTGTACAGAAAAAAGATAGACGAAGATGAAGCGACCATACAAAAACAGAAACAGGAGCTTGAAAGTTTCTCCCAAAAGCTTCAAGAGGAAGTAAAACAAAAGACTAAAGAGCTTTTAGAGATAAACCAGAACCTCGAAAAGCAGGTCGAACAAAAAGTAAACGAGCTTCTAAACAAAGACAGGATCTTAGTGTCTCAGTCCCGTCAGGCTGCCATGGGTGAGATGATAAGTATGATCGCGCATCAGTGGAGACAGCCTCTTTCAAACATCACCCTGCAGATCTCAAGCCTGCAGATAAGCTCGATGCTAAACGAGGTCAGTACGAAAGAGGTACTGGACAAACTCGGCAGCATATCAAATACCATCATCTACCTCTCCGAGACCATCGACGATTTTCAGACATTTTTCCAACCAAACAAAGAGAAAGAGACCATAGATATCTGCAAGATCGTCAAACGTGCCGTGACCTTTACCCTGCCTAGAGCCTTGGCAAAAGATATCTTTATCAACTTTCACTGTAAAAACAGCATCACTATCAACACCCGTACAAATGAGCTTGTACAGGTACTTATCAACATCCTAAACAATGCCATCGACGCGACCATACTCAAACATCCGACAGAGCCTGTCATCACCATAAAGATCGACCAAAACGAAGGGAACGACTCTTTATGTATCTATATAAAAGACAATGCAGGCGGGATAGACGAGGAGATAAAAGATAAGATCTTTGAACCATACTTTAGTACAAAAGGTAAAAACGGGACAGGGATCGGACTGTATATGAGTAAGATGATCATACAAAACCATCTTGAAGGAACCATCGACGCAAGCAACGTCGACGGCGGTGCGCTGTTTAGGTTAAAGATACCTATCAGCTGA
- a CDS encoding aminodeoxychorismate synthase component I, with the protein MMLNKLDSLASAKEPFLFFTDFKASHIEVYRVDELATNDIEFTFDENFTYKKHNASLVKHPISFHEYKEKFDEVIENIKAGNTYLFNLTAPTRVECEHDFKEIFQLANAPFKLRVREEFICFSPERFITIEGDQISTFPMKGTIDASVENAKEKILSNDKEMAEHVMIVDLLRNDLGIIAKDIKVEKFRYTEIINAGDKKLLHVSSKITGNLPSNWRENFSETLLKLLPAGSISGTPKKKTVELIESIEKYERGFFSGVFGFFDGKDLQSAVMIRFIERQDDTLIYKSGGGITLDSDAKSEYKELIDKIYIP; encoded by the coding sequence ATGATGCTAAATAAACTAGACTCTCTGGCGTCTGCCAAAGAGCCCTTTCTCTTCTTTACAGATTTTAAAGCCTCTCATATAGAGGTCTACAGAGTTGACGAACTTGCAACAAACGACATCGAGTTTACATTTGATGAAAACTTCACATACAAAAAACACAACGCTTCGCTTGTCAAACATCCGATCTCTTTTCATGAGTATAAAGAGAAGTTTGACGAGGTGATCGAGAATATCAAAGCGGGGAACACCTATCTTTTCAACCTTACCGCTCCGACAAGAGTCGAGTGCGAGCATGATTTTAAAGAGATATTTCAACTCGCAAACGCCCCTTTTAAACTAAGAGTGAGAGAGGAGTTTATCTGCTTCTCACCTGAAAGGTTCATCACCATAGAAGGCGATCAAATCTCTACCTTTCCTATGAAAGGAACCATAGACGCTTCGGTAGAAAATGCAAAAGAGAAGATACTCTCAAACGACAAAGAGATGGCGGAACATGTGATGATAGTCGATCTTCTTCGTAACGACCTTGGTATCATCGCCAAAGATATAAAGGTGGAAAAGTTCAGGTACACCGAAATCATCAATGCAGGAGATAAAAAGCTCTTACATGTAAGCTCCAAGATAACGGGAAATCTGCCTTCAAACTGGCGGGAGAACTTCTCCGAGACTCTTTTAAAGCTTCTTCCCGCAGGAAGCATCAGTGGGACACCGAAAAAAAAGACGGTCGAACTTATAGAGAGCATCGAGAAGTATGAGAGAGGTTTTTTCAGCGGGGTCTTCGGTTTTTTTGACGGAAAAGATCTGCAGAGTGCCGTGATGATACGCTTTATCGAGAGACAGGATGATACCCTTATCTACAAAAGCGGCGGCGGAATAACGCTTGACAGTGACGCAAAAAGCGAATATAAAGAACTTATTGATAAAATATATATTCCCTAA
- a CDS encoding aspartate carbamoyltransferase catalytic subunit, with product MQHLIRTDDLTIEEINTILDDAKRFSDGRFDRILQDKIIITLFFENSTRTKSSFEIAAKRLGAEIVHLDVAKSSTKKGETLVDTAMNLDAMGPHAIIVRHENAGVPKILSNHTRASIINAGDGAHAHPTQALLDLYTLKEHFGDVKGKRIAIVGDIKNSRVANSNIDLLTRFGMEVILVAPPQFLPKTSLKTTHNLKEAVQNVDAIMSLRTQTERHSSQNYASLKDYASDFCVTKGLVGDRDIIILHPGPVHRNIDIDDALLADERCKVLNQVSNGVNIRMAVLKKLIYDAK from the coding sequence ATGCAACATTTAATCCGTACAGATGACTTGACGATAGAAGAGATAAACACCATTTTAGATGATGCCAAAAGATTTAGCGACGGCAGATTTGACAGAATCTTACAAGACAAGATCATCATCACCCTCTTTTTTGAGAACTCTACAAGGACAAAAAGCTCTTTTGAGATAGCTGCAAAACGTCTTGGTGCGGAGATAGTCCATCTTGATGTTGCAAAAAGTTCTACAAAAAAGGGCGAAACACTTGTAGATACGGCGATGAACCTTGACGCTATGGGCCCTCACGCCATCATAGTACGCCATGAAAACGCGGGTGTACCGAAGATCCTCTCAAACCACACGAGAGCTTCCATCATCAATGCGGGTGACGGCGCTCATGCCCACCCTACTCAGGCACTTCTTGACCTTTACACGTTAAAAGAGCATTTTGGCGACGTTAAAGGCAAACGTATCGCCATAGTCGGAGATATCAAAAACTCACGTGTCGCAAACTCAAACATAGACCTGCTCACAAGATTTGGAATGGAGGTCATACTTGTCGCTCCGCCTCAGTTTCTACCCAAGACATCGTTAAAGACTACACATAATCTCAAAGAAGCGGTACAAAACGTCGATGCTATCATGAGTCTTAGAACGCAGACAGAGCGTCACTCTTCACAAAACTACGCTTCACTTAAAGACTATGCGAGTGATTTCTGTGTGACCAAAGGGCTTGTAGGTGACCGCGATATCATCATACTTCACCCGGGGCCCGTACATAGAAACATAGACATAGACGACGCACTGCTTGCAGATGAGAGATGTAAAGTCCTTAATCAGGTAAGTAACGGCGTAAATATCCGTATGGCAGTCCTTAAAAAACTCATATATGATGCTAAATAA
- the bioD gene encoding dethiobiotin synthase: MKKRIFITATNTDIGKTYTTKLLLKAFAARGLKVGVIKPIETGVVDYPIDGEALLECVKELNPKLWSIEVEDIVPITYTLPAAPFVASDNMPLDLKKIVKKIEEMEASSDIVIIEGAGGLYVPIDEQTMMIDLIKLLNAKALLVTHCSLGCINDTLLSQKALEAKQIPHIVAFNCRDDDDSFSVVSEPYFIKTGQKVLKVGDDIDSICELLYNL, encoded by the coding sequence ATGAAAAAAAGAATCTTTATAACTGCGACAAATACTGACATCGGAAAAACTTATACGACAAAACTGCTTTTAAAAGCTTTTGCAGCCCGCGGTCTTAAAGTCGGTGTGATCAAACCCATCGAGACGGGAGTCGTCGATTACCCGATCGACGGAGAAGCGCTTTTGGAGTGTGTCAAAGAGTTGAACCCGAAACTATGGTCGATCGAGGTGGAAGATATCGTTCCCATCACCTACACCTTGCCTGCTGCCCCTTTTGTCGCTTCGGACAATATGCCGCTTGATTTGAAAAAGATCGTCAAGAAGATCGAAGAGATGGAAGCATCTTCGGATATCGTCATCATCGAAGGTGCAGGCGGACTTTACGTACCTATAGACGAACAGACCATGATGATAGACCTCATAAAACTCTTAAACGCAAAAGCCCTTTTGGTCACGCACTGTTCTCTTGGATGCATCAACGACACTCTTTTGAGCCAAAAAGCGCTTGAAGCCAAACAGATACCCCATATAGTGGCATTTAACTGCAGAGACGATGACGACAGTTTTAGCGTCGTCTCAGAGCCCTACTTTATAAAAACAGGGCAAAAGGTGTTAAAAGTGGGCGATGATATTGATTCTATATGTGAACTCTTGTATAATCTATAA
- a CDS encoding aminotransferase class I/II-fold pyridoxal phosphate-dependent enzyme, with protein MNRFENFCTRFVQSTGKKEGAVSPTITGSASFGYGDSETAEGIFNGSVKKPLYSRMGNPTSAQLEGILADMDGGVGAVATSSGMAATTLATMSLLKSGDEIISIGGLFGGTYSYFSETLSRFGITTSFFDVDELDAVKGAVNENTKIIFLESVGNPNMRLPDIKAVAKIANDAGVVLIVDNTITPMSVAPLKMGADIVVYSTTKIISGNASALGGAVVFRAIAEDDDKFKTPRYAEVHKFIEKMGKMALIANAKKRAMRDFGMSASAYNSYLTMLGLETLPLRMDRVVDSVEKVVKALNERGLHVNHPCLSFHPHHERYVNEFKNGCGTLFTIDMGSKEKAFAFLNKTKIATLTANIGDSRTLALHMASTIYSDFDAKTKEFLGITEGLIRISVGLENPQDIIDDFLNAAK; from the coding sequence ATGAATCGCTTTGAGAACTTTTGTACAAGATTTGTTCAATCAACAGGAAAAAAAGAGGGTGCAGTCAGTCCGACTATCACGGGCTCTGCTTCATTTGGATATGGAGACAGCGAAACTGCGGAGGGGATATTTAACGGAAGCGTTAAAAAACCGCTTTACTCACGCATGGGAAATCCGACTTCGGCACAGCTTGAAGGCATACTTGCAGATATGGACGGAGGCGTGGGCGCAGTCGCTACGAGTTCAGGTATGGCTGCAACGACACTTGCGACGATGTCACTTCTAAAAAGCGGCGATGAGATCATAAGCATCGGCGGACTTTTCGGTGGGACTTACTCTTACTTCAGTGAGACACTTTCACGTTTTGGCATCACGACCTCTTTCTTTGACGTGGACGAACTAGATGCTGTCAAAGGCGCGGTCAATGAAAATACAAAGATCATCTTTTTAGAGAGCGTAGGCAATCCGAACATGCGTCTGCCGGACATCAAAGCAGTCGCAAAGATCGCAAACGATGCAGGAGTGGTGCTGATAGTCGACAACACGATAACGCCGATGAGCGTAGCCCCTTTAAAAATGGGTGCTGACATAGTCGTTTACTCTACGACAAAGATCATAAGCGGAAACGCTTCGGCTCTAGGCGGTGCAGTAGTGTTCCGTGCTATAGCTGAGGATGACGACAAGTTTAAGACTCCGAGATACGCCGAAGTTCATAAGTTCATAGAGAAAATGGGCAAGATGGCGCTTATCGCAAATGCGAAAAAACGTGCGATGCGCGATTTTGGTATGAGTGCGAGTGCATACAACAGCTACCTTACGATGTTAGGACTAGAGACGCTTCCTCTTAGAATGGACAGAGTCGTGGACAGCGTTGAAAAAGTGGTAAAAGCATTGAACGAGAGAGGCTTACATGTAAACCATCCGTGTCTCTCTTTTCATCCGCACCATGAAAGATACGTAAACGAGTTTAAAAACGGATGCGGCACACTTTTTACCATAGATATGGGAAGTAAAGAGAAAGCGTTCGCATTTTTAAATAAAACGAAGATAGCGACTCTTACGGCCAATATCGGCGACAGCAGAACGCTTGCACTACATATGGCATCGACTATATACAGTGATTTCGATGCGAAGACAAAAGAGTTTTTAGGCATAACAGAAGGGCTTATCCGTATCTCTGTAGGACTTGAAAATCCTCAGGATATTATTGATGATTTTTTAAATGCAGCAAAATAG
- a CDS encoding ATP-dependent Clp protease adaptor ClpS gives MLPKRYKVLLLNDDYTSMDFVIDILMNVFHKSYQQAEVIMLEIHRTERGLCGVYSYEIAETKVMQVHKLAREQGFPLKATMEEE, from the coding sequence ATGTTGCCAAAGCGCTATAAAGTGCTTCTTTTAAACGACGATTATACCTCTATGGATTTTGTGATAGATATCTTGATGAACGTCTTTCACAAAAGCTATCAGCAGGCAGAGGTCATCATGCTTGAGATCCACAGGACCGAGCGGGGGCTTTGCGGAGTCTACAGCTATGAAATAGCCGAGACAAAAGTTATGCAGGTTCACAAACTGGCGCGTGAACAAGGATTTCCGCTAAAAGCTACAATGGAGGAAGAGTGA
- the clpA gene encoding ATP-dependent Clp protease ATP-binding subunit ClpA: MISAELNSIFQKSLSYAKDQRHEYLTIEHVFFSILGSPEGIAIIKECGADPHAMREELAEYIMTSMESLPDDVVSDPYETVGLSRLIDKMIRHIQSAQKTSADVGDLIAAIYEEENSYSCMLLEAHGIERVDVLAAISHKESASASDEQQESALAKYTINLLEKAKEGLIDPIIGRDDEIERVIQTLCRRKKNNPLLVGEPGVGKTAIAEGLALRISEESVPEIIKDAPVFGLDLGALLAGTKYRGDFEKRLKGVIDELKLIKNAILFIDEIHTLVGAGAVNGGGMDASNQLKPALASGELKCMGATTYAEFRNIFEKDKALSRRFAKIDVDEPTLDDSYLILKGLAPKYEKHHGIKYTDKALRAAVDLSKKYISDRFLPDVAIDLMDEAGASFHLKKRKRHSVTPHDIEAIISKITGMPTSKIGEDDIERLASLEEDLKAIVIGQDEAVIKVSEAVKRSRAGLTGEDKPIASFLFSGPTGVGKTELSRALASVLGVHFERFDMSEYMEKHALSRLVGAPPGYVGFEQGGLLTEAARKHPYMVLLLDEIEKAHPDLINILLQVMDSATLTDNNGYKANFKNVILIMTSNVGATERNVMGFNADSSLSRGEALKSFFTPEFRNRLDAVVEFKSLKIEIVERIVRKFVNNINKELGKKKISLQVSDKAVGYIAEMGYDKEMGARPLVRFIQENVKNPLTDEMLFGKLKSGGKVYIDFDKKLTFDFQEK, from the coding sequence ATGATAAGTGCTGAATTAAACTCAATATTTCAAAAATCTCTTTCGTATGCAAAAGACCAAAGACATGAGTACTTGACGATAGAACATGTTTTTTTCTCTATTTTAGGCTCGCCTGAGGGTATCGCTATCATCAAAGAGTGCGGTGCAGATCCTCATGCGATGCGCGAAGAACTGGCAGAGTACATCATGACGAGTATGGAGTCGCTTCCCGATGACGTCGTAAGTGATCCTTATGAGACGGTCGGACTCTCACGTCTGATAGACAAGATGATACGCCACATACAAAGCGCTCAAAAGACAAGTGCCGATGTCGGTGATCTGATAGCTGCGATATATGAAGAGGAAAACTCTTACTCATGCATGCTGCTTGAAGCCCACGGAATAGAAAGAGTAGACGTACTTGCCGCTATCTCTCATAAAGAGTCGGCATCCGCATCGGATGAGCAGCAAGAGAGCGCACTGGCAAAATACACTATCAATCTTTTAGAAAAAGCAAAAGAGGGTCTGATCGACCCGATCATCGGCAGAGATGATGAGATCGAAAGAGTGATACAGACACTTTGCAGAAGGAAGAAAAACAATCCTCTGCTTGTGGGTGAACCTGGGGTGGGTAAGACTGCCATCGCCGAAGGACTTGCTCTTCGTATAAGTGAAGAGAGTGTGCCTGAGATCATTAAAGACGCTCCTGTCTTTGGACTTGACTTAGGGGCTTTACTTGCAGGAACGAAGTACAGAGGTGACTTTGAAAAACGTCTCAAGGGCGTCATCGATGAACTCAAACTCATTAAAAATGCGATACTTTTCATAGATGAGATCCATACTTTAGTGGGTGCAGGAGCAGTAAACGGCGGAGGTATGGATGCATCGAACCAGCTAAAACCGGCACTTGCTTCGGGTGAACTAAAATGTATGGGAGCGACTACCTACGCAGAGTTTAGAAACATCTTTGAAAAAGACAAAGCGCTTTCACGCCGTTTTGCAAAGATAGATGTGGACGAGCCGACACTTGACGACAGTTATCTGATACTAAAAGGTCTGGCTCCAAAATATGAGAAGCACCACGGTATAAAATATACCGATAAAGCGCTTCGCGCAGCAGTCGATCTCTCTAAAAAATATATATCCGATAGATTTCTGCCTGATGTGGCGATCGACCTTATGGATGAGGCGGGTGCGTCGTTTCATCTGAAAAAACGTAAACGTCACAGTGTAACACCGCACGACATTGAGGCTATCATCTCGAAAATAACGGGTATGCCGACATCGAAGATCGGTGAAGACGATATCGAAAGACTGGCTTCTTTAGAGGAAGATCTAAAAGCTATCGTGATCGGTCAGGATGAAGCCGTCATCAAAGTAAGCGAAGCCGTAAAACGTTCGCGTGCAGGACTTACAGGCGAAGACAAACCGATAGCGTCATTCCTGTTCTCAGGGCCTACGGGTGTCGGTAAGACTGAGCTTTCACGTGCTCTTGCATCGGTTCTGGGTGTGCATTTCGAGCGTTTTGATATGAGTGAATATATGGAAAAACATGCACTTTCACGTCTAGTGGGAGCACCTCCGGGATATGTCGGTTTTGAACAGGGCGGACTTTTAACCGAAGCTGCAAGAAAACACCCATATATGGTCCTGCTTCTTGATGAGATCGAAAAAGCGCATCCCGATCTTATAAACATCCTGCTTCAGGTGATGGACAGTGCGACGCTGACAGATAACAACGGATACAAAGCGAACTTTAAAAACGTGATCCTTATCATGACCTCAAACGTAGGTGCGACAGAACGTAATGTCATGGGCTTTAATGCCGACAGTTCACTTTCACGCGGAGAAGCTCTGAAGTCGTTCTTTACGCCTGAGTTTAGGAATCGTCTTGATGCCGTCGTCGAGTTTAAATCTCTGAAAATAGAGATCGTCGAACGTATTGTCAGAAAATTCGTGAACAATATAAACAAAGAACTCGGCAAGAAAAAGATATCTTTACAAGTAAGCGATAAAGCAGTCGGATATATAGCAGAGATGGGCTACGATAAAGAGATGGGCGCAAGACCGTTAGTCCGCTTTATCCAAGAAAACGTGAAAAATCCGCTGACAGATGAGATGCTTTTTGGAAAACTCAAAAGCGGCGGAAAAGTCTATATCGATTTTGACAAAAAGCTGACGTTCGACTTTCAAGAGAAATAG
- the aat gene encoding leucyl/phenylalanyl-tRNA--protein transferase, whose product MYIPKLTYQLVFPDPRDASEEGIVAYGGDLSPSRLIRAYQNGIFPWYAKGDPILWWSPDPRLILELSDFKLRRSLKKRMKHFTYKFDSAFLEVITECSKAPREGQDGTWIQPEIIEAYNVLHGMGKAHSVEAYLDGELVGGAYGVVVGRVFCGESMFAKVNDASKAAFAVLVEHLKKWGYSFIDCQVPTEHLISLGAKEVSRDYFLMRLKDVVYDEIQHSWIMDS is encoded by the coding sequence TTGTATATTCCAAAACTCACATACCAGCTTGTGTTTCCAGACCCTCGTGATGCAAGCGAAGAGGGGATCGTCGCCTACGGCGGTGATCTAAGCCCCTCTCGTCTTATCAGGGCGTATCAAAACGGTATCTTCCCTTGGTATGCCAAGGGCGATCCGATCCTTTGGTGGTCGCCGGACCCGCGTCTTATCCTTGAGCTTTCCGATTTTAAACTGCGCCGCTCTTTGAAAAAAAGGATGAAACATTTTACCTATAAGTTTGACAGCGCCTTTTTAGAAGTGATAACGGAGTGTTCCAAAGCACCGCGTGAGGGACAAGACGGGACATGGATACAGCCTGAGATCATAGAAGCCTACAATGTGCTTCACGGAATGGGAAAGGCTCACAGCGTGGAAGCTTATCTTGACGGTGAACTTGTAGGTGGAGCTTACGGAGTAGTAGTAGGCAGAGTGTTCTGCGGGGAGAGTATGTTCGCGAAGGTAAACGATGCTTCAAAAGCGGCTTTTGCCGTACTGGTAGAACACCTCAAAAAATGGGGCTACAGCTTTATTGACTGTCAGGTTCCAACCGAACATCTTATAAGTCTCGGAGCGAAAGAGGTCTCACGCGATTACTTTCTAATGCGGTTAAAAGATGTTGTATATGATGAGATTCAACACAGTTGGATAATGGATTCATAA
- a CDS encoding DUF3015 family protein yields MKKILVSAVAVLALATAGVASVNDQTGCGLGAVIIKDDSSAVLLALQATTNGTSANQTFGITSGTLGCKKTKLVMNERAEEFVASNMDQLASEIAQGHGESVDTLAELLNVQDKEGFASSLQANYNNIYASQNAKMSDVLDNISTTAI; encoded by the coding sequence ATGAAAAAGATTTTAGTAAGCGCGGTAGCAGTGTTAGCATTAGCAACGGCAGGTGTTGCATCGGTAAATGACCAAACTGGTTGTGGTCTTGGTGCGGTAATCATTAAAGACGATTCATCAGCTGTATTGCTTGCTCTTCAAGCAACAACAAACGGTACTTCAGCGAACCAGACTTTTGGTATCACTTCAGGGACTTTAGGTTGTAAAAAGACTAAACTTGTTATGAATGAAAGAGCAGAAGAGTTCGTTGCATCTAACATGGACCAACTTGCTAGCGAAATCGCTCAAGGTCACGGTGAGTCTGTTGACACATTGGCAGAACTTTTAAATGTTCAAGATAAAGAAGGTTTTGCTTCATCTTTACAAGCAAACTACAACAATATCTATGCATCTCAAAATGCAAAAATGTCAGACGTACTTGACAACATCTCAACTACTGCTATCTAA